A stretch of the Sorangium aterium genome encodes the following:
- a CDS encoding glycosyl hydrolase 115 family protein, protein MSYARMAIRKGRIGSSLLCLLLPMSLASLAACGSDGAKGDPGDPGAPGEPGDPGAPGEPGPQGPPGETPVSPVDPVTGSLEKYVSTEGGADRFALAVGGKVAPLVVSESDYAGVNRVVDDLAADIQRVTGTAAAVSHEIPASAKEVVLVGTVGKSALIDQLVDADKLDVSGLTGKWETFVTQIVEQPIEGVDRALVIAGSDQRGTIFGAYDLSSQIGVSPLYWWDDVPAQKKQALFVLPGQHTQGEPKVKYRGFFINDENPATGNWAAKMFGPGKADGFPGGLNHLYWEKIFEVALRMKANYIWPAVWGRAFGEDDPENHATATRYGVVMGTSHEAPMMQGIEEWNRHVVAAQRDAAGTITKPGNDPYGGTGEWRFSVNSEALKKHWTKGIQRMVDEKIEGVVTLGMRGPGDVSLPPADGIPLMQNIVAAQRKILADVTGQDVTTIPQVWTLYKEIQGYWDAGITVPDDVTVVYCDDNWSNMKRLPELGTERAGGFGLYYHFDYVGGGRNYKWVDTILLPNVWEQLHLAYNYGVDRLWVVNVGDFKSEEQPLQFFLDYAWNPDRWPVERIGDWERRWTEQQFGSEHADIIADILHSYSLLQSDRKPELTNRKITVDYDLMVSTPTTDVPDPDTAAITYDDGASPFSLTNYRELESVTEEWEALASQAEFVERLLPEEAHDAYFQLVLYQVKATANLYALRLAGFKNKLYAAQGRAATNDMAAVAEARLQDDLALASYYNHDLASGKWEGFQTQPHIGYGAPGNPSWQQPEYQYNNIQEFIWPELVSIDVPAAAELGVAIDGSSNFWTGEGAGDGTTAKAVLPTFSRYQTQPEQYIEVFNRGSAPLEYTIDVALPVECPSGWAANTPCPPWLNVYPSHGIVDKEVRATVRVDWVMIPTNQTFPVDVPITVTGSDGSSVEVVARVEDPRQVAWKPNRFIEANGYVSMEADHFSRAVSTDDVEWKLLPDIGRTGSGVTPFPVTAEAQVPGGASPRLEYDMHLTSSGPVNVYVYVSPRNNFQNWKEGLQYAVSFDDGPVQKVNTSYAVELNGNGNKIWERHTSDNANIMRTKHTIAAAGDHTLKVWMVHPGVVVQKIVVDAGGVKESLLGPPESYWMGKGPEQQ, encoded by the coding sequence ATGAGTTACGCACGCATGGCCATCAGGAAGGGTCGAATCGGATCCTCGCTACTCTGCTTGCTGCTCCCCATGTCGCTCGCTTCGCTGGCCGCCTGCGGGTCGGATGGAGCGAAGGGGGATCCGGGGGATCCGGGCGCGCCCGGCGAGCCGGGGGATCCGGGCGCGCCCGGCGAGCCGGGGCCGCAGGGGCCGCCCGGCGAGACGCCGGTGTCGCCGGTCGACCCGGTGACGGGCTCCCTGGAGAAGTACGTTTCAACCGAGGGTGGAGCGGATCGCTTCGCCCTCGCCGTGGGCGGCAAGGTCGCTCCGCTGGTCGTCAGCGAGAGCGATTATGCGGGCGTGAACCGCGTCGTGGACGACCTCGCGGCGGACATCCAGCGGGTGACCGGCACCGCCGCCGCCGTCAGCCACGAGATCCCCGCGTCGGCGAAGGAAGTGGTCCTCGTCGGGACGGTGGGCAAGAGCGCGCTCATCGATCAGCTGGTGGATGCCGATAAGCTCGATGTCTCGGGCTTGACCGGGAAGTGGGAGACGTTCGTCACGCAGATCGTCGAGCAGCCGATCGAGGGCGTGGACCGAGCGCTCGTCATCGCCGGCAGCGACCAGCGCGGCACCATCTTCGGCGCGTACGACCTCTCCTCGCAGATCGGCGTATCGCCCCTGTACTGGTGGGACGACGTCCCGGCGCAGAAGAAGCAGGCGCTGTTCGTGCTCCCCGGGCAGCACACCCAGGGCGAGCCGAAGGTGAAGTACCGTGGGTTCTTCATCAACGACGAGAACCCCGCGACGGGCAACTGGGCGGCCAAGATGTTCGGGCCGGGCAAGGCGGATGGCTTCCCCGGAGGCCTCAACCACCTTTACTGGGAGAAGATCTTCGAGGTCGCGCTCCGCATGAAGGCGAACTACATCTGGCCGGCCGTCTGGGGCCGTGCGTTCGGCGAGGACGACCCGGAGAACCACGCGACGGCCACGCGGTACGGCGTCGTGATGGGGACCTCGCACGAGGCCCCGATGATGCAGGGTATCGAGGAGTGGAATCGCCACGTGGTCGCGGCGCAGAGGGATGCGGCAGGCACCATCACCAAGCCAGGGAACGATCCGTACGGCGGCACCGGCGAGTGGCGCTTCTCGGTGAACTCCGAGGCGCTGAAGAAGCACTGGACCAAGGGCATCCAGCGGATGGTCGACGAGAAGATCGAGGGCGTCGTCACGCTCGGCATGCGCGGCCCCGGCGACGTCAGCCTGCCCCCGGCGGACGGCATCCCGCTCATGCAGAATATCGTCGCGGCCCAGCGGAAGATCCTCGCGGACGTGACGGGGCAGGACGTGACGACCATCCCCCAGGTCTGGACGCTGTACAAGGAGATCCAGGGTTACTGGGACGCCGGCATCACCGTGCCGGACGACGTCACGGTGGTCTATTGCGACGACAACTGGTCCAACATGAAGCGCCTGCCGGAGCTCGGCACGGAGCGGGCCGGCGGCTTCGGCCTCTACTACCACTTCGATTACGTCGGCGGCGGCCGTAACTACAAGTGGGTCGACACGATCCTCCTGCCCAACGTCTGGGAGCAGCTCCACCTCGCCTACAACTACGGCGTGGATCGGCTCTGGGTCGTCAACGTCGGAGACTTCAAGAGCGAGGAGCAGCCGCTCCAGTTCTTCCTCGACTACGCGTGGAACCCGGATCGCTGGCCGGTCGAGCGCATCGGCGACTGGGAGCGGCGGTGGACCGAGCAGCAGTTCGGCTCCGAGCACGCGGACATCATCGCCGACATCCTGCACAGCTACTCGCTGCTGCAGTCGGATCGCAAGCCGGAGCTGACCAACCGGAAGATCACCGTCGATTACGATCTCATGGTCAGCACGCCCACGACCGATGTCCCGGATCCCGACACGGCCGCGATCACGTACGACGACGGCGCGAGCCCGTTCAGCCTCACGAACTACCGCGAGCTCGAGAGCGTCACGGAGGAGTGGGAGGCGCTGGCGTCGCAGGCGGAGTTCGTGGAGAGGCTCCTGCCGGAGGAGGCGCACGACGCCTACTTCCAGCTCGTGCTCTACCAGGTGAAGGCGACGGCGAACCTGTATGCGCTGCGCCTGGCAGGGTTCAAGAACAAGCTCTACGCGGCGCAGGGGCGCGCGGCCACGAACGACATGGCGGCCGTCGCGGAGGCGCGGCTCCAGGACGATCTGGCGCTCGCGTCCTACTACAACCACGATCTCGCCAGCGGGAAGTGGGAAGGGTTCCAGACGCAGCCGCACATCGGCTACGGCGCGCCGGGGAACCCGTCCTGGCAGCAGCCCGAGTACCAGTACAACAACATCCAGGAGTTCATCTGGCCCGAGCTCGTCTCGATCGATGTCCCCGCGGCGGCGGAGCTCGGCGTGGCGATCGACGGATCGAGCAACTTCTGGACGGGTGAAGGGGCAGGCGACGGGACCACGGCGAAAGCCGTCCTGCCGACGTTCAGCCGGTATCAGACGCAGCCCGAGCAGTACATCGAGGTGTTCAACCGCGGCAGCGCGCCGCTCGAGTACACGATCGACGTCGCTCTCCCGGTCGAGTGCCCCTCCGGCTGGGCCGCGAACACGCCTTGCCCGCCGTGGCTGAACGTCTATCCGAGCCACGGTATCGTCGACAAGGAGGTGCGCGCGACGGTGAGGGTGGACTGGGTCATGATCCCCACGAACCAGACGTTCCCGGTCGATGTCCCGATCACGGTCACGGGCTCGGACGGGAGCTCGGTGGAGGTCGTCGCCCGCGTCGAGGACCCGCGGCAGGTCGCGTGGAAGCCGAACCGCTTCATCGAGGCGAACGGCTATGTCTCGATGGAAGCGGACCACTTCAGCCGCGCGGTCAGCACGGATGACGTCGAGTGGAAGCTGCTTCCGGACATCGGGCGCACCGGGTCGGGCGTGACGCCGTTCCCTGTGACGGCCGAGGCCCAGGTGCCCGGCGGCGCGTCGCCTCGCCTCGAGTACGACATGCACCTCACGAGCAGCGGCCCGGTGAACGTGTATGTCTACGTGTCGCCCAGGAACAACTTCCAGAACTGGAAAGAAGGCCTGCAGTACGCGGTGTCGTTCGACGACGGCCCGGTCCAGAAGGTCAACACGAGCTACGCCGTCGAGCTCAACGGCAACGGCAACAAGATCTGGGAGCGGCACACCTCGGACAACGCCAACATCATGCGCACCAAGCACACGATCGCTGCGGCGGGTGACCACACGCTGAAGGTGTGGATGGTCCACCCGGGCGTGGTCGTCCAGAAGATCGTGGTGGACGCCGGTGGCGTGAAGGAGAGCCTCCTGGGCCCGCCCGAGAGCTACTGGATGGGCAAGGGGCCGGAGCAGCAGTAA